TTTCAGTCGGGAGTAAAAACGGCTTTAGCGAGTTTATGGTATGTCAGCGACACAGGAACTTTAGCCTTAATGAGTGAGTTTTATCAACAGTTAAAAACCACTTCTACCAAAGCACAAGCTTTACAACAAACTCAAATTCAGATGTTAAAAGGTGATGTCCGTTTACAACAGGGAGAATTATTATTATCACGCGGTGAAATTTCTTTACCCCCGGAAATTGCATCAGAGGGAACCGATAATCTTTCCCATCCTTATTATTGGGGAGCATTTACATTAATTGGCAGTCCTTGGTAGGGTTAAGAGGAAACAATATAAAGCGGAATTATGCCTCAAACGGTTTGGATAGCACGACATGGTAATCGGATTGATTTTGTCAATCCCGCTTGGTTTAATACCGCAGAACGACGTTATGACCCCCATTTATCCGATGATGGTGAAATTCAAGCCAAACAATTAGCAAATCGTTTAGTCGGGGAAGGAATTACTCAAATTATTGCTTCTCCGTTTTTAAGGACGGTACAAACGGCGAATGCTGTGGCTGAAAAGTTAGATTTATCGATTAAGTTAGATTGGGGATTAGGAGAATGGTTAAATCCTGACTGGATGAGTTGTCCTGAAACCTTACCCCTAGCAATTTTATCTCAAGAATTCCCCCGCATTGATTTATCCCATCCCGTCGGAGTCTTCCACTATCCTGAAACCTGGGAAGATTGTTTAAAACGCACCGCAGACACCGCTAAACGGCTAGTTAATACTTTTCCCCAGGATGATTTATTATTAGTTGGACATGGTGCTTCTGTATTAGGAACAGCACTCGCATTGATTCCTAGTTTAAAGGAAACGGAGATAAAACCTTCGTTATGTTGTTTATTCAAATTGGTTCAAAATGGAGAGAAATGGATACTAGAACTCAACGATGATACCGAGCATCTTACCGAATCAGAAACGGTAATCTAACAGTTTTTAGTTCAAGTTGTAGGCAGATTTCTGCGTTTAATTTCCTCTGGAAATTCTGGGACTAACAAAGATTTACTTAATTCTCCTTGGCGATTGTAAAATTTCATTTTACCCTGGATATCGCAAACCCAAACTTCTTCTGCTCCTGCTGCGAAATACAAATCTTTTTTTTCCAACATTTCTTCTAATGTATTACTAGAAGATTTTACTTCTACGCAAATTTCTGGTGCAACTGAAGCTACTGTTTCCTCTAAAATAATATCGGCTATTTGATCGCTAGTCCAAACAACATCAGCAACTTTAACTCCGTCCGTTGTTTGAATTGCACATTCTGGAAATGCCAAACCCTTTTCTATTAGAGAACTCAACAAAGTTATAATTATACCTTGATAAGCTGAATGTTTAGGTTTGGCTGGACTCATGACAATTTGTCCCCATTTATTCAATTCAATTTTAAAGGGTAAGTCTTGCAACTGTTTATTTTCACAAACTTCTTGCCATTGCATAGCCAGCTACCTCAATTGCTTACGATAATTTTAACACTAAGGTTGGAGCGATCGCACTTTTTAACCCATGTTTAGTATCTAGTCCTTTCAAGCTGACTCTCCTGCACACTCAGAGATCGCCCCATCCATTTCTTCCAGAGAAACAGCTTTTCTACCTTCTTCATACAGCATCCCAGATAATTCTCTGACATCAATTTTACCGGGTTGTAAATAAACTTTGCCATCTGACCCGATCGCAAAATCAATTGAGTCGCCCGGTTGCAGTTTGAGTCATTGTATAATTTCTAAAGGAATCGCAACTTGTCCAGAATTAGTTAATTTTGTTATTGTCATTTTTACTCACAATATTGTAAAAACTGTTCAGGAAATAGAATCAATTCTCCTGATTTAAACTGTTCTAGGGGAACCCATAAGGCTTTTTTCGTGCGTTTTTTCTCCAGAAATTCTAGTTCTTCAAGTTGGTAAAATTTAAGATCAACAAAATCACATTTATAGAGTTGAATTAACTCATGGTAACTTTTTTTGTCGTAAATAAAAATATTCTCTAAACAGCCTAAATAGTGAATATTTGTTAATTCCGCTTGAATCTCTTCTTGAAATTCTCGTTTTAAGGCATCAATGCTCAATTCTCCAAAGTCAACGCCTCCTCCTAATGCGCGATAGAAAGTTTGTTTTTTAATTTTATCATAACCTTGGGAAACAAAAATGCGATCGCTATTTTGAATTAATCCTAATGCTAACACTCGAATTTTACTGGGTTTAGACATAACTAAAATCAGGATAGTATAGAGAGACAGAGAGACGCGCCATAGCACGTCTCTACTACTAATTATAATCGCCTACACTGGATTGATAAACATCTTTTTCAATCGGCCAATCCTCATTTTCACCGCCAAAAATTATTTTTTCAATGATCACATATTCTTGACTCAATTGACGAAAAGCATTGATTAAAACATCGAGAGCAAAAGCATCACTGGTTCCCAAATCAAACCAACACCGCGCCCAGACTCCCTCATATTCGATTTCTCCCATATTGTGCATCAATGCCATCATACTATTATCAACAATTGCATCATCATAGGTTAAATAATTTAAGTCAATTCCTGTGTCCTGAACCTGTAGATTTTCGGCGTTAAACCCTCCCATTTTTCCTAATAAAAACCAAGAATCAAACACTTCCTCAATATAATCCCGTTCACTCCGCGAGGGAACCGTTTGAAATTGTAGCCAAATCCAAATATCAAAAGGATTACATTCTCTAAACAAAACTTCCATAATAATAAACAGTTATAAGGGTGGTAATTGATTGGCAGTTGGCCCCCAAAGACCATTAGCATCTTTAATTGTATCGCGCAACGGATCACAGGGTCGTCCTTGATTATCAATGCGGTTTAAATTTTTGCATTGTTCATAAAAGATTTGAGCAACTAACCGCTTAGGAAGTTGATTAGATTGACCTAAAGATTGAGTAAAATATTGTTGGGCTTCCTGTAACTGAGAAGGAATTGTATTTTGATTTTCTGCTTTGAGTTTTTTCCCTTGTTCTGCTAAAATTTGCGCTTTCAAATATAACACTTCTGGATGATTGGGCGCTTCAGATAGGGCTTTGTCTGTATAACTCAATGCTTGCTCATATTCCCCTAAGTTTTGATAGCCAATAGCAATTCCTCGATAGGCTAAATAACTCGGTTTAGCTTGTTGTTCAAGTTTTTTTATCGCTTTTTGAGAGTCAGAAAAGGGAAGATTTAAGGATAATAATAAATCCATATAGCCTTGAATTAAATTTAATTCGGGATCTTGAGGATTAATTTTTTCAGCAACATTTAAGGATTTTAATACCTCTTGGAGTTGATTTAACGCTTTAGGAGCGCCTTTGAATGTGCCTTCAGTTACGATGGTATGACCTCCTTGTAAAAACAAACCCACCGCAATATAAAGATTACCGCGTAAAGGGTCTTTTGTACTTAATAATTTAGCGGATTCTAAGGTTTTATCGCTATAGATTTTTAACGAATTAAAATCCTGATCTTGGTAAGCTAAAGAAGCTAAAAGAGCATAAGCTAAGGGTTCATTTGGTTCTTGTAATTTAGCTTTTTCTAAATATTGTTGAGATTCTTTATAATTTCCTCGCTCAAACATGGCTCTAAATGCAGTTTCTGTTTGATTTCCAATCGGGCGAGGATCATCTTTGCGGAAGGGATCAGCAGCTAAACTGAGATTAACCCCTAAATTCAATACCATCAAACCTGCACTGATTCCTAGAAAAAGCCCTTTCAGGATTGGGCGAAATTTCGGACTTTTACGCCGAGAATAAATGATCATTGTTTTCCTCCTCTTGTTAAAGTCAAAACTGAACCCGTAACAACAGCCAAATTAAGGCTATCGTTTGTTCCGATCTCTATAAATATTAATTTTTTTCTCGCCTTTCCGCAAGGGTAAACCCGGATGTTTTTGAGAAAATGGGTAAAAATAAACGGCTGATTGTGCTATAATCTAAGCTAAGGGAATTGGGCATTGAACCGTTCCTCTTGCTTAATTTTTTCGGCTGAACTTCTCATTTTATTTGTGTTTTTTTGTGATGCTTTATATCAAAAACTTAGTTTATCATCCTGCCGCTAGCGACAACCCAATTTTAACTCAGATTAACTTAGAACTGGCACCGCAGCAAATGGGACTGATTATTGGGCCTAGTGGTTCGGGGAAAAGTACATTACTAGAAATTTTAGCGGGTTTAGCTGAAAAAACGAAGGGCAATATTTGTTGGCGACAGCAAGAATTAACTTCAGAACACTTACAACAGCTTGTAGGTTTAGTCTTTCAATTCCCAGAACGACATTTTTGTGGCGGAACAATTTTAGACGAGTTACGTCTCGGTCATCCAGAATTAGGTTCAGACCAGGTTCATCAAGCTTTAGATGAAGTAGGACTCAGCCATTTATCCTTACAGGCGGCTCCTCATTCCCTCAGTGGCGGACAGCAACGACGTCTAGCATTAGCGGTACAATTAATTCGCCAACCGCATATTTTAATGTTAGATGAACCCACCGCAGGTTTAGACTGGTCAATGCGACAACAATTAATTAATTTGTTAGGTAAATTAAAAAAACATTGGACATTATTAGTTGTTACCCATGATGCTAGAGAACTGTTTAGTCTAGCAGATCGGTGTTGGTCTTTGAAACACGGTGATTTAACTTCTCTTGATTTGAAAACAATGGCAATGGAAAATCAACAAAAAATGGTGGCTTTTCCGAAAGTTTAACTCTGGGTAAATTAACTCTGGGTAAATGATCGCAACCGCCCCGGCTGTTAGGACAAAGATTGATCCTCAAACCAAGGGGGATGAAATATGAATCCTCCGGTGTTCCCTGTTCCCTGTTCCCTGTTCCCTGTTATATGAATGAAATTCCCTTTCCTCAATTGCCCGAAATGACTGCAATTTGGCAGGATACTTTAGATTGGCAACCTACTCCTGAACAACAGAATTTATTTCAAGGTTTATATCAGTTAATTGTTGAGTTTAATCAACAACTTAACTTAACTCGTTTAACTGATCCTGATGAATTTTGGGAAAAACATTTATGGGATTCCTTGCGAGGAATTTCACCCTTATTATCAGGAAAAATTTCCATCCCTCCCGGTGAAAAATTTATTGATATTGGCACCGGAGGGGGTTTCCCCGGAATTCCGGTGGCGATAGCTTTACCGAATTGTTCCGTTACTTTATTAGATTCAACCCGCAAAAAAATTACCGCTTTAACAAGTATTTTAGAGCAATTAAACATCAAAAATACTATTCCTTGGGTGGGCAGAGCAGAAGCTCTCGGTCAACACCCTAGACAGCGAGAATCCTATCAGTTTGCTCTGTTAAGAGCCGTTGCTCCTCTATCAGTTTGTGCAGAATATTCACTGCCTTTATTAACCATTGGCGGGTTAGCGATTCTCTATCGAGGTCACTGGACAACAGAAGAGGAAAAACAGTTAACATCGGCGGTGAAACAATTGGGAGGAGTGATAGAATCAGTCGATGCTTTTACCACCCCTTTAACCCAAAGTATTCGCCACTGTGTATCGATTAAAAAAGTAAAATATACTCCTAAACAATATCCGCGAAGTGTTGGAGTTCCAGGTCAAAAACCCTTGTAGTAGTAAGCCCTTCAGGGCTAAGAGAGTCCTAAAGGACTCACTACGAAACTTGTATTAAGCCCTTTAGCGCTAAGAGAGTCCTAAAGGACTCACTACGAAATGGAAAATTTTTATTTTTCAAGATTTAATTCACCCAGATTAGGTTAAATTTTATAAGAGATTCGATATTACCGATCCTATTTTGAAATTAATTCAATAAATTTCAGTTCGCTTATACTATGCTTAAACTACTGAGATATATTAGTGTTTTTCTAATTACCGTCTGTTTGCTATTTGCTTGTCATACTTCAGCACCGACCCAATTAAAACGCCCTCCTTTGAAAGTGGAATTTACATCTTTTGTTGGGGAGCATTCAGGCATCATTGCTCAAGAAAAAGGATTCTTCAAAGCCCAAGGGGTAGATGTAGAATTAATTTATAAACAATACATCCAATTGGAAATAGCAAATTTCAGTGCGGGTAAGTATGATGGCATGGTAGTGACCTTGGGAAGTTTTATCAACTTGAGTGCCACAAATCCAGATATACAAGCTGTGGTGGTTATAAATGAATCAACAGGAGCAGATGTGGTAGTCGCCCAACCACAAATTAAAACCGTCGCTGACTTGAAAGGGAAAAAGTTGGGTGCAAATATAGGCGGTTTTAGCGAAGTTTTCGTGACTGAAATGTTGAAAACTGCCAAGTTAAGCAGCGATGATGTGAACTTGGTTAAAGTAGAAGCTTCAGAAATTCCTCAACGCCTAAAAAATAATGCCATTCAAGCCGGACACACTTGGGAACCCCATCTTTCTGAAGCGATTAAATTAGGGGGACATATCCTATTTACCAGCCAACAAACCCCCGGCTTGATTTTAGATATGATTGTCTTTCGTGGTGAGACAATCCGCGATCGCCCCGAAGACGTTCGGGCATTTGTCAGAGGATGGCTAGAAGCCTCTGCTTACTGGCAAGCAAATGTTCAGGAAGGAAATGCTATCATTAGTAAAGCGTTAAAAATTCCTCTTAATACAATTTCTCTGGAGGGAGTAAACCTAACTAATTTAGATGAAAATCAAAAATTCTTTCAATCTAGCAACCCGAACTCCATTTACAAAAATGCCAAGGTATATGCAGACTTTTTTATTCGCTCTGGAAACATGACGCGCATTCCTGAGCTAAAAAGTTTGTTCAATTCTTCTTTCTTAAACCCTCCCTCCTAGTTTAAGAGGATGTTTGAAAAGTTTTGTTGTTGGTAGCAAAACGGTTTAGATCCCCCTAAATTTTCCTTAAAAAGATCCCCCTAAATTCCCCTTAAAAAGATCCCCCTAAATTCCCCTTAAAAAGGGGGACTTTGATTCAGTTTCCCCCCTTGAAAAGGGGGGCTAGGGGGGATCGTTCCCTGCTTTTTAAAGGGGACTAGGGGGGATCAACAGGTACTTAAAAACACAGCAAATCACTTTGAAAACATCCTCTAAAGCCATGCAACACCCCCTTTTGGGCGGTATCCGTACAAAGTTGATCGCTTCTTTTCTGATTGTTGCTTTGATTCCTTTGCTATTATTGGCATTTCTTGACAAACAGACAACTGAAAAAGCCCTAACTGACAATGCAAAACAAGCCCTATCTGCGGCGGCTAACGAAACCACTAACAGAATAGATGCCTTTATTGATGGAAATCTCAATGCCGTGCGCGTAGAGGCACTTTTACCCGGTTTGGCACGCTACCTCAGCCTAACTCCAAAACAGCGAAATAACAGCCCCGAAATGCAATTGGCGACAGAAACATTAATCCGTCTCAGTCGCAAAGATATGGTCAATATTCTCTCATACTCTTTGCTCGACTTAAACGGAAAAAATGTATTGGATACAGATACATCAGATATTGGCAAAGATGAATCGGGTCAAGATTACTTTAAAAAACCACTACAAACGGGGTTATCTTTTGTTTCTAGCATGAAGCGATCGCCGACAATTCCTGACCTGGTAACGCTCTTTTTTAGCAGTCCGGTTCGCAATGCCAATGGAGATATATTGGGTGTCTTGCGTGTTTCCTACAATGCTACTGTTATCCAGCAGTTAGTCACTCGACAAACTGAACGGGCTGGGGCAAAATCTTTTGCTATTCTGTTAGATGAAAATAATATTTATTTGGCACATAGCACTGCACCAGAACTGCTTTTTAAATCAATTGTACCTTTGTCTGCCCCTGTTGTAACTCAACTGCAACGGGAAGGGCGTTTATCTAATTCTCCTGTCAAGGAATTGGCAACTAATGAGCCAAAACTTAAGCAAGCATTGGATCATAAACAGTCATATTTAATTGCATCTTTGGCAGCAACAGATAATCAAGTTAATCTGATTGCGATCGCTCGTTTGCAATATAAACCTTGGTCTGTGTTGTTCGCCCAGCCCCTTGCTGTTGCCCTAGTGCCCGTAGAAAAGCAAATTCGTGATGCAATGTTTCTATTAGCATTGATCGCCTCAGTAGTGACAATCATCGCTTTTGCTACTGGGCAACTGCTAACAAAGCCAATAATTTACCTTACCAATATAGTTTCCAATTTTAGCGCAGGTAACTTAGATATCCGCGCCAAAATTAGCTCAAAAGACGAAATAGGTCAACTGGCAAAATCGTTTAACAATATGGCACTTCAGTTACAAACATCTTTTGAAACCTTAGAACATCGAGTAGAAGAACGCACAGCAGAGTTAGTTATTGCTAAGGAAAAAGCTGAAGTTGCCAATCAAGCTAAAAGTATTTTTATTGCTAATATGAGTCACGAATTGCGATCGCCTTTGAATGCTATTTTAGGCTTTTCTCAATTGATGGTCAGAAGCTCTAATCTTCCCTCTGAACAATATGAAAATGCCGGAATTATTTATCGTAGTGGTGATTATCTATTAACTTTAATTAATAATGTTTTGGATTTATCTAAAATTGAAGCCGGAAAAACGACATTAAATCCGACTAATTTTGATTTGTATCAGTTATTAGATGATTTAGAAAATATGCTAGATTTACAAGCCAGTAATGCCGGATTAAAATTAATCTTTGAACAAAGTGAAACCCTTCCTCGCTATATTTGCACCGATGAAGTTAAATTGCGTCAGGTGTTAATTAATTTACTCAGTAATGCCATTAAGTTTACTTCTCAAGGGGGTATTACTTTAACAGTTTTTCAGGACGAAGAAGACTCAACGGACGTTATTAGCTTAAATTTTAAAATCTGTGATACAGGAGTGGGAATTTCCCAGGCGGAATTACCCAAACTCTTTGAAGCCTTTAGCCAAGCCCAAGCCGGGAAAGAAAAGCAAGAAGGGACGGGTTTAGGATTAGCCATTAGTCGGAAATTTGTCCAATTAATGGGGGGAGATATTTCTGTTGAAAGTCAACTCGGACAAGGCACAACTTTCTATTTTTCAATTCAGGCAAAACCCGGTCAAAATATTAATACTAAACTCTCAGGAACTCAACAAAAAGTATTAGGATTAATACCGGGTCAGCCGACCTATAAAATTCTAACTGTTGATGATAAAGAAATTAATTGTAAATTATTAATTAAACTTTTAGAACCCTTGGGATTTGAGGTAAAAAAAGCGAGTAATGGATTAGAAGCGATCGCCATTTGGGATGAATGGGAACCTCATTTAATTTGGATGGATATGCGAATGCCAATTATGGATGGTTATGAAGCTACAAAACAGATTAAATTGACGACAAAAGGCAATGCGACTGCAATTATTGCTTTAACAGCGAGTGTATTAGAAGAAGAAAAAGCGATTGTGCTTTCAGCAGGATGTGATGATTTTATTAGAAAACCCTTTACAGAACAGAGTATTTTTGAGATGCTTGCTAAACATTTAGGTGTACAATATATCTATGAAGAAACACAACCCATCTTAAATCCTGTCTTACCAGATGAGCTAACCTCCGATGCGTTAACAGTAATGTCTCAGGACTGGATTTCTCAACTCTATAAAGCAGCACTTGAAGCCGATGTCCAAGTTGTGATGGAATTAATCACCCAAATTCCCGATACCCAGATTTTTCTGATACAATCCTTAACACAACTGGCGCGTAAATTTCAATTTGAGCAAATTGTTGAATTAATTGAACCCCTGAGTAATTATGAATCCTGACCTTTCACCTGCAACTAAAGGGAATATCCTCCTAGTCGATGATCTTCCTGAAAATCTGCAACTCTTAAGTGATTTGCTGATTAAACTCGGCTATACCGTTCGCAGTGTCACCAGTGGGCGAATGGCGCTCAAAACCGTGAAGGTGAAACGACCGGATGTGATTTTTTTAGATGTTAAAATGCCTGAAATGGATGGCTATCAAGTCTGTCAAACCATCAAAGCAGATCAAGAATTCCGCAATATTCCGATTATTTTCATTAGTGCTTTAAATGATGTTTTTGATAAAGTCAAAGCCTTTGAATCGGGGGGTGTAGACTATATCACCAAACCCTTTCAAGTGGAAGAAGTGGTAGCACGTTTGGAAAGTCAATTAACAATTAAACGACAGCAACGGCTTCTCGAAGAAGAAATTATTAAGCGTAAGGAAGCCGAGGAGGTATTGTATCAATCGCGGGCGTTACTATCGAGTATTTTAAATAGTTCCCTTGATGGTATTGCTGCTATGCAAGCTGTGCGGGAACCTTCAAGCGGAGAGATTCGAGATTTTCGGTGCTTAGTTGTTAATCCGATACTAGCGAAAGCCTTTGAACGCACTCGTGAAGATATGATTGGCAAATTAATTATAAAAAAACTCCTCAACCGAGTTCAACCCGAACTATTTTATCGTTTTGTTAGAACTGTTGAAACGGGTGAATCTTTAGAACAAGATATTTATTATCCCTCAATAGAACCTCGCTGGTATCACTTCGTTGCGGTCAAGTTAGGGGATGGTTTTGCAATTACAATTCGTGATATTACAGCCCGGAAAAAAACAGAACTAGCCCTCCAAGATGCCAATCAACAATTACAACAACTGGCAAATCTGGATGGTTTAACAAAAGTAGCTAACCGTCGTTGTTTTGATGCGCGTTTACAACAAGAATGGCAGGCTTTGATCAGACAACAACGACCCCTGACCTTGATTATGTTCGATCTCGATGGGTTCAAAGCTTATAACGACTACTACGGCCATCTAGCGGGGGATGATTGCCTATTCCGGGTTGCACAAGCGGTTTATCAATCGACTCGCCACCTCGATCTCCGGCGTCCCATTGACCTTGTGGCTCGTTACGGAGGCGAGGAATTTGTTGTCCTGCTATCGAAGACCAATTTAGAAGCCGGAGTTCAGGTAGCACAACGTATTCAGCAAGCTATTTATCGTTTGGCAATTCCCCATATCAAATCGGAAGTTAAAGAAATGGTGACGGTTAGTTTAGGAATTGCTTCGATGATTCCAACTTTAGAGGTTCAGTCAGATCAATTAATAGAACTTGCAGATCAAGCGTTGTACAGTGCTAAAAAACAAGGGCGTGATTGTTATTGTATCAAAAATTAAGGCTGTTCACGACTGATTAAAAACTGTTCCCTGCTATTATTTGATTAATTTATCTTGCAGTTTGGTTTCGGGCATAATTGACAATTGAGCCTGAATAACAGATAATAAATAGTAAACAATTAAGAATATTACTATGCTGGCTAAGTTGACTACTGAAAATCAGCTTACTCTACCTAAAAGTATAACTCAAGCCATCGGGGAGGCTGAATATTTTGAAGTTAAGGTAGAAGGTGGACAAATTATTTTGACTCCAGTAAAAATTCAGGGGGCTGATGCTGTACGGGCTAAATTAGCGACTTTGAATCTGAATGAACAGGATATTAATGATGCTGTCGAGTGGGCGCGTTAGTGATGATTGAGTGTCCACGAGTGGTAATTGATACAAATTTAGTTTTGTCAGCCTTAGTATTTGGGGGCAAATTATCCAGATTGCGCTTTGCGTGGCAGGATAATCGCTTTATTCCTTTAGCGTCTCAAGTTACGATTGCGGAGTTAGTTAGGGTGCTGACTTACCCAAAGTTTAAACTCACAAACTCGGAGCAGGAAGATTTATTGTCAGACTATTTGCCGTTTTGTGACACTGTATTGATGCCCGATACTTTGCCTGTAGTTCCTGAATGTCGAGATCCGTTTGATATCCCTTTTTTGCTGTTAGCTGTTGTTGGTGAAGCTGATTATTTGGTGACAGGTGATAATGATTTACTCTGCCTTGCAAATAATTTTTCTTGTCCGGTTTTAACAGTTGATAAGTTTTTAACGGTTATCAATTATCAATGACGTTAATTTTGCTTGTTACAACATCATTGTTTCGCTGTTCCATAACTTTCTAAAAACTATTGCCTATTCCCGATAAAGTTTCCAAAAAATATCATACATTTCCTTAGCTAATTTTTTAGGATTCCATAACGGAGCTAAAGAGTTAGGGTTTTGAGATTGAATTAAATGGGATTTAATTTGAGCGCGTAAATTCGCATCCAAACCTAATCTAATCCCTAATTCTGTATATTCTTCCCAACTCCAAGCAACACCGATCTCTAAATTTACGGCTTTTAAAAACGAATAACCCATGCGGGAAAGATACTGTTCACCAGCATGAGTAACTATCGGTAAATTGGCAGATAACGCTTCTAAATTATGGGTTCCTCCATTATAGGGATAGGAATCTAATAACGCATCAGCCACATAATAAATAGCTCGATGTTCTTCTTCTGTTCGAGTTAACCCAATAAACATCACCCGACTTTTATCAATATCCTGTTCTGCACAAACTTGTTGATACATTTCTCGAATTAATTGATTATCCCCTTGACCTTTGCGAAGTAGCACACTATTAGGAACACCCTTCAGAATTTTAACTTGAGCTTGAATCATCTCCAGATTAGTTTTTCGTCCGGGTGCAACACATAAATACACGATTTGATCGAGTTGAATATTCAAACTATTTCTAACTGCATTTCGATCCACCGGACGACTTTTAAAAGGTTCTAAAGCCACGGAAGTATGCGGTAAACGGATTAACTGCTCTAGGTAATGTTTTTCAATGCCTTGGGGATGGGTATATTGATCACAGAAGAAATAGTTATCTGGGGAAATATAGGGAGCATCAAACCCTAACCAAGACACACAAACTGGGGCAGGTCTACGATATAAAATCTGGACATTTGTAGGAACAGTCATAGAGTCTAAATCCACTAAAATATCTAACTGATCTTTGAGGATTTCTGCTGATAATTCCTCCGCCGAAGCAAAGCCATTAGGATAGGCTTTTGGCCAATAAAATCGAGTTGCTATTTGTTCAAATCGTTGAGTAACTTCATCCGCAGGTAACTGTCCGGTAACATAAATATAAATCTCAGGAGAAATTAGGGATAATTCTCGAATTAATGTTTCACTACACCATCCCACAGAATGACGACGGAAGTGTTTAGAAATAAAGCCAATTCTCAGGGATTTAGAGGCAGTTTTGGAAGGCACAGAAGCATACTGAGGGGATAAAACATCACTAAAGCGATGTTTAGCATATTGTTGAGCAATCAATCGATAAAATTGAGCATTGGCTTCTAAAGCATCCCGAAGATGAGACAGGGTAAACAGGAGAATTTCATACAGAATAATCACTTCCCCGATGCCCAATTGATCGGGATATTGATAACAGATTTTTTCTAATTCTATAAGTTTTTCTAAAGCGGGTTGACAAGCCCCAGATTGACTATAGGCAAAAATATAGGAAATAGCCGATAACACCGGAACTTTATCCCCACATTTTTGACAATATAAATCCGACATTTCCCGCGCTTTTGCTAAATTTGTGGAATGACTGAGTAAATCACATAACTGTTGATAGGCTTCTGTAAAATCGGGTTTAAGTTCAATAGCTTTCTCTAAATTAATAATCGCTTCTGCGGGTTGATCATGTTTGCGAATATGGGCTAATCGACAATGAATTTCTGCCCAATTCGGTTTAATAGCTAAGGCTTGTTCAAAGTTTTGAATTGCGGCGGTGACATTGCCAATTCGAGCATAAAG
This DNA window, taken from Planktothrix serta PCC 8927, encodes the following:
- a CDS encoding hybrid sensor histidine kinase/response regulator; amino-acid sequence: MQHPLLGGIRTKLIASFLIVALIPLLLLAFLDKQTTEKALTDNAKQALSAAANETTNRIDAFIDGNLNAVRVEALLPGLARYLSLTPKQRNNSPEMQLATETLIRLSRKDMVNILSYSLLDLNGKNVLDTDTSDIGKDESGQDYFKKPLQTGLSFVSSMKRSPTIPDLVTLFFSSPVRNANGDILGVLRVSYNATVIQQLVTRQTERAGAKSFAILLDENNIYLAHSTAPELLFKSIVPLSAPVVTQLQREGRLSNSPVKELATNEPKLKQALDHKQSYLIASLAATDNQVNLIAIARLQYKPWSVLFAQPLAVALVPVEKQIRDAMFLLALIASVVTIIAFATGQLLTKPIIYLTNIVSNFSAGNLDIRAKISSKDEIGQLAKSFNNMALQLQTSFETLEHRVEERTAELVIAKEKAEVANQAKSIFIANMSHELRSPLNAILGFSQLMVRSSNLPSEQYENAGIIYRSGDYLLTLINNVLDLSKIEAGKTTLNPTNFDLYQLLDDLENMLDLQASNAGLKLIFEQSETLPRYICTDEVKLRQVLINLLSNAIKFTSQGGITLTVFQDEEDSTDVISLNFKICDTGVGISQAELPKLFEAFSQAQAGKEKQEGTGLGLAISRKFVQLMGGDISVESQLGQGTTFYFSIQAKPGQNINTKLSGTQQKVLGLIPGQPTYKILTVDDKEINCKLLIKLLEPLGFEVKKASNGLEAIAIWDEWEPHLIWMDMRMPIMDGYEATKQIKLTTKGNATAIIALTASVLEEEKAIVLSAGCDDFIRKPFTEQSIFEMLAKHLGVQYIYEETQPILNPVLPDELTSDALTVMSQDWISQLYKAALEADVQVVMELITQIPDTQIFLIQSLTQLARKFQFEQIVELIEPLSNYES
- a CDS encoding diguanylate cyclase domain-containing protein; the protein is MNPDLSPATKGNILLVDDLPENLQLLSDLLIKLGYTVRSVTSGRMALKTVKVKRPDVIFLDVKMPEMDGYQVCQTIKADQEFRNIPIIFISALNDVFDKVKAFESGGVDYITKPFQVEEVVARLESQLTIKRQQRLLEEEIIKRKEAEEVLYQSRALLSSILNSSLDGIAAMQAVREPSSGEIRDFRCLVVNPILAKAFERTREDMIGKLIIKKLLNRVQPELFYRFVRTVETGESLEQDIYYPSIEPRWYHFVAVKLGDGFAITIRDITARKKTELALQDANQQLQQLANLDGLTKVANRRCFDARLQQEWQALIRQQRPLTLIMFDLDGFKAYNDYYGHLAGDDCLFRVAQAVYQSTRHLDLRRPIDLVARYGGEEFVVLLSKTNLEAGVQVAQRIQQAIYRLAIPHIKSEVKEMVTVSLGIASMIPTLEVQSDQLIELADQALYSAKKQGRDCYCIKN
- a CDS encoding AbrB/MazE/SpoVT family DNA-binding domain-containing protein, with product MLAKLTTENQLTLPKSITQAIGEAEYFEVKVEGGQIILTPVKIQGADAVRAKLATLNLNEQDINDAVEWAR
- a CDS encoding putative toxin-antitoxin system toxin component, PIN family encodes the protein MIECPRVVIDTNLVLSALVFGGKLSRLRFAWQDNRFIPLASQVTIAELVRVLTYPKFKLTNSEQEDLLSDYLPFCDTVLMPDTLPVVPECRDPFDIPFLLLAVVGEADYLVTGDNDLLCLANNFSCPVLTVDKFLTVINYQ